A DNA window from Enterobacter cloacae subsp. cloacae ATCC 13047 contains the following coding sequences:
- the paaX gene encoding phenylacetic acid degradation operon negative regulatory protein PaaX, with product MNHMKLDAFIQHAVSSVPISGTSLISSLYGDALSHRGGEIWLGSLAALLEGMGFGERFVRTALFRLNKEGWLDVSRIGRRSYYRLSDKGLRLTRRAENKIYRAELPAWDGKWLLLLSEGLDKTTLADVKKQLIWQGFGTLAPSLMASPSQHLADVQSLLHDAGVAENVIFFEAHSPLALSRAALRSRVEECWQLTEQNAMYETFIQSFRPLLPLLKEATPEELTPERCFHIQLLLIHFYRRVVLKDPLLPEELLPAHWAGQSARQLCINIYQRVAPGALAFVSEKGETSVGELPVPGTLYYQRFGGLATA from the coding sequence ATGAATCACATGAAACTCGACGCCTTTATTCAGCATGCGGTCAGTTCGGTTCCCATCAGCGGGACGTCGCTAATCTCCTCGTTATACGGTGACGCGCTTTCCCATCGCGGCGGCGAGATTTGGCTTGGCAGCCTGGCCGCGTTGCTCGAAGGGATGGGCTTTGGCGAGCGCTTCGTGCGAACCGCGCTGTTTCGCCTCAACAAAGAGGGCTGGCTGGATGTCTCCCGCATCGGGCGTCGCAGTTATTACCGCCTGAGCGACAAAGGGCTGCGTTTAACCCGCAGGGCGGAGAATAAGATCTACCGCGCGGAGCTGCCCGCCTGGGATGGCAAATGGCTGCTGCTGCTCTCCGAAGGTCTCGATAAAACCACGCTTGCCGATGTGAAAAAACAACTTATCTGGCAAGGGTTTGGCACGCTGGCGCCCAGCCTGATGGCTTCGCCCTCGCAGCATCTGGCGGATGTGCAGTCGCTGCTTCATGACGCGGGCGTGGCGGAAAATGTCATCTTCTTCGAAGCCCATTCACCACTGGCACTTTCGCGCGCGGCGCTGCGTTCCCGCGTTGAGGAGTGCTGGCAGCTGACCGAACAGAACGCGATGTACGAGACGTTTATTCAGTCGTTCCGTCCGCTGCTGCCGCTGCTGAAAGAGGCTACGCCGGAAGAGCTTACGCCGGAGCGTTGCTTCCACATCCAGCTGTTACTGATCCACTTTTATCGTCGCGTGGTGCTGAAAGATCCGCTGCTGCCAGAGGAGCTACTGCCTGCACACTGGGCGGGTCAAAGCGCGCGACAGCTTTGCATCAACATCTATCAGCGTGTGGCACCGGGAGCGCTGGCGTTTGTCAGCGAGAAAGGCGAAACCTCGGTGGGTGAATTGCCCGTGCCCGGCACGCTTTATTATCAACGCTTTGGTGGTCTTGCGACCGCATAA
- the paaK gene encoding phenylacetate--CoA ligase PaaK, translating into MINTTKLDPIETASIDELQALQTQRLKWTLNHAYNNVPMYKRKFDAAGVHPDDFRELADIRKFPCTTKQDLRDNYPFDTFAVPMEQVVRIHASSGTTGKPTVVGYTQSDIDNWANLVARSLRAAGGSAKDKIHVAYGYGLFTGGLGAHYGAERLGATVIPMSGGQTEKQAQLIRDFKPDMIMVMPSYCLNLIEELERQMGGDASACSLRVGVFGAEPWTQAMRHEIEKRLGITALDIYGLSEVMGPGVAMECLETADGPTIWEDHFYPEIVNPNDGTPLNDGEQGELLFTTLTKEALPVIRYRTRDLTRLLPGTARTMRRMDRISGRSDDMLIIRGVNVFPSQLEEEIVKFEHLSPHYQLEVNRRGHLDSLSVKVELKESSLSLTHEQRCQVCHQLRHRIKSMVGISTDVMIVNCGSIPRSEGKACRVFDLRKVAANG; encoded by the coding sequence ATGATAAATACAACAAAGCTTGATCCGATCGAAACCGCGTCCATTGACGAATTACAGGCGTTGCAGACCCAACGTCTGAAATGGACGCTGAACCACGCCTATAACAACGTGCCGATGTACAAACGTAAGTTTGATGCCGCGGGCGTTCACCCTGACGATTTCCGCGAACTGGCCGATATTCGCAAGTTCCCGTGTACCACCAAGCAGGATCTGCGCGATAACTATCCGTTCGATACCTTCGCCGTACCGATGGAGCAGGTGGTGCGTATTCATGCCTCCTCCGGCACAACCGGGAAACCGACCGTCGTGGGCTATACCCAGAGCGACATTGACAACTGGGCCAATCTGGTGGCCCGCTCCCTGCGTGCCGCCGGGGGCAGCGCGAAGGACAAAATCCATGTGGCCTATGGTTATGGTCTGTTTACCGGCGGGCTGGGCGCTCACTACGGTGCCGAGCGTTTAGGGGCCACGGTGATCCCGATGTCCGGCGGCCAGACCGAGAAGCAGGCGCAGCTGATCCGCGATTTTAAGCCGGATATGATCATGGTGATGCCTTCCTACTGCCTCAACCTGATTGAAGAACTGGAGCGCCAGATGGGCGGCGATGCCAGCGCCTGCTCCCTGCGCGTGGGCGTGTTCGGTGCCGAGCCGTGGACCCAGGCGATGCGTCATGAGATCGAAAAACGGTTAGGCATTACGGCGCTGGATATCTACGGCCTTTCGGAAGTGATGGGGCCGGGCGTGGCGATGGAGTGTCTCGAAACCGCCGACGGCCCGACCATCTGGGAAGATCACTTCTACCCGGAGATCGTCAACCCGAACGACGGCACCCCGCTTAATGACGGCGAGCAGGGCGAACTGCTGTTCACCACGCTGACCAAAGAGGCGCTGCCGGTGATCCGCTATCGCACCCGTGACCTGACCCGTCTGCTGCCGGGTACCGCCCGCACCATGCGCCGCATGGACAGGATCAGCGGTCGCAGCGATGACATGCTCATTATCCGCGGTGTGAACGTCTTCCCGTCGCAGCTGGAAGAGGAGATTGTGAAGTTTGAGCATCTCTCTCCGCATTACCAGCTGGAGGTGAACCGTCGGGGGCATCTTGATTCACTTTCTGTAAAAGTGGAGCTGAAAGAGAGCAGTCTTTCGCTGACCCACGAACAGCGCTGTCAGGTCTGCCATCAGCTGCGTCATCGCATAAAATCGATGGTCGGGATTTCCACGGACGTCATGATCGTTAACTGCGGCAGCATCCCGCGCTCGGAGGGGAAAGCCTGCCGGGTGTTTGACCTGCGTAAAGTGGCGGCCAACGGTTGA
- the pcaF gene encoding 3-oxoadipyl-CoA thiolase encodes MRDAFICDGVRTPVGRYGGALSAVRADDLGAIPLRALLERYPQLDPERIDDVIFGCANQAGEDNRNVARMASLLAGLPQTVSGTTINRLCGSGLDAVGFAARAIKSGDGDLLIAGGVESMSRAPFVMAKATAAFQRQAEIFDTTLGWRFVNPLMHQTFGTDSMPETAENVAELLNISRADQDAFALRSQQRTARAQQNGILAQEIVPVLVPGKKGTVTEVSVDEHPRADTTLAQLAALKAPFRKNGVVTAGNASGVNDGAAALIIASEQMALAQGLVPRTRIVAMATAGVEPRLMGLGPVPATRKVLERAGLSINEMDVIELNEAFASQALGVLRQLGLPDDAAHVNPNGGAIALGHPLGMSGARLVLAASNELHRRHGRYALCTMCIGVGQGIAMILERV; translated from the coding sequence ATGCGTGACGCATTTATTTGTGATGGGGTGCGAACCCCGGTGGGGCGGTACGGCGGGGCGTTATCCGCCGTACGCGCGGACGATCTGGGCGCTATACCGCTGCGTGCCTTGCTGGAGCGCTATCCGCAGCTCGACCCGGAGCGGATTGATGATGTGATCTTCGGCTGCGCTAACCAGGCGGGGGAAGACAACCGCAACGTGGCGCGTATGGCGTCGCTGCTGGCCGGGCTGCCGCAGACCGTCTCCGGCACGACGATCAACCGCCTGTGCGGCTCGGGGCTGGATGCGGTTGGCTTTGCTGCACGCGCCATAAAATCCGGTGATGGCGATCTGCTGATTGCCGGTGGCGTGGAGTCGATGTCCCGCGCGCCGTTTGTGATGGCGAAAGCCACCGCGGCGTTTCAGCGCCAGGCGGAGATCTTCGATACCACCCTTGGCTGGCGATTTGTGAATCCGCTCATGCATCAGACGTTCGGAACTGACAGCATGCCGGAAACGGCAGAGAATGTAGCTGAATTGTTAAATATCAGCCGTGCCGATCAGGATGCGTTCGCGCTGCGCAGCCAGCAGCGTACCGCCCGGGCGCAGCAAAACGGCATTCTGGCGCAGGAGATCGTGCCGGTGCTGGTGCCGGGGAAAAAAGGGACCGTCACGGAGGTCTCTGTTGATGAGCACCCGCGCGCCGACACCACGCTGGCGCAACTTGCCGCCCTGAAAGCGCCGTTTCGCAAAAATGGCGTCGTTACCGCAGGTAACGCCTCTGGGGTGAACGATGGCGCCGCTGCACTGATTATCGCCAGCGAGCAGATGGCGCTCGCACAGGGGCTTGTGCCGCGCACGCGGATTGTGGCCATGGCCACCGCAGGCGTGGAGCCACGTCTGATGGGGCTAGGGCCGGTGCCCGCCACTCGTAAAGTGCTGGAGCGAGCGGGGCTCAGTATTAACGAGATGGATGTGATTGAGCTGAACGAAGCCTTCGCCTCGCAGGCGCTGGGCGTGCTGCGTCAGCTGGGTTTGCCGGACGATGCCGCACACGTCAATCCGAACGGAGGGGCCATTGCGTTAGGCCATCCGCTGGGAATGAGCGGTGCCAGGCTGGTGCTGGCCGCGAGCAATGAATTGCATCGACGCCACGGGCGCTACGCGCTGTGTACGATGTGCATCGGTGTGGGTCAGGGCATTGCCATGATCCTTGAGCGTGTTTGA
- the paaI gene encoding hydroxyphenylacetyl-CoA thioesterase PaaI, translated as MSHNAWHNARTMYEQDACAQAMGMDIIDMDEGYAVVTMTITPQMLNGHKTCHGGQLFSLADTAFAYACNSQGLAAVASGCTIDFLRPGFVGDKLTATARVKHQGKLTGVYDIEIQNQQQKTVALFRGKSHRIGGNVTGEA; from the coding sequence ATGAGTCATAACGCCTGGCATAACGCCCGCACCATGTACGAACAGGATGCCTGCGCGCAGGCAATGGGGATGGACATTATCGACATGGACGAAGGTTACGCAGTGGTGACCATGACCATCACCCCGCAGATGCTTAACGGCCATAAAACCTGCCACGGCGGACAGCTCTTCTCGCTGGCCGACACCGCGTTTGCCTACGCCTGCAACAGCCAGGGGCTGGCGGCGGTGGCCTCTGGCTGCACAATCGATTTCCTTCGACCGGGCTTTGTCGGAGACAAGCTGACCGCCACCGCGCGGGTTAAGCATCAGGGCAAACTGACCGGCGTGTATGACATCGAAATTCAGAACCAACAACAGAAAACCGTCGCTCTCTTTCGCGGAAAATCCCACCGCATCGGCGGCAATGTGACAGGAGAAGCCTGA
- the paaH gene encoding 3-hydroxyacyl-CoA dehydrogenase PaaH — MLNIRTVAVIGSGTMGAGIAEVAASHGHQVMMYDIASDAISRAIDGIRQRLASRVTRGKLTEEACGQILARLTPVTDISALTAADLVIEAASERLEVKKALFAELAEICPPQTLLTSNTSSISITAIAADIRHPERVAGLHFFNPAPVMKLVEVVSGLATSPEVADALCELALNWGKQPVRCQSTPGFIVNRVARPFYSEAWRALEEQVAAPEVIDAALREGGGFPMGPLELTDLIGQDVNFAVTCSVFNAFWQERRFLPSLVQQELVLAGRLGKKSGKGVYDWRGESPQVPWLDAVNDSFSPMRVERKRDGVTEIDDVLLIETQGETAQALALRLNCPVVVVDRIERDVAVIASAASNPHTATQKVIRYLQQQGKRVVQIADYPGLLVWRTVAMIANEALDALQKGVASEKDIDTAMRLGVNYPSGPIAWGERLGWQRLLTLLENLQRHYGEERYRPCSLLRQRALLESSYES, encoded by the coding sequence ATGCTGAACATTCGTACTGTCGCCGTCATTGGAAGCGGGACAATGGGCGCCGGAATAGCCGAAGTCGCGGCAAGCCATGGGCATCAGGTGATGATGTACGACATCGCCTCAGACGCCATTTCCCGCGCCATTGACGGCATTCGCCAGCGCCTGGCCTCCCGGGTGACGCGGGGCAAACTCACTGAGGAGGCGTGTGGGCAGATCCTCGCCCGGCTGACCCCGGTCACGGATATCAGTGCGCTAACCGCGGCGGACCTGGTGATAGAAGCCGCCTCCGAGCGCCTTGAGGTGAAAAAAGCGCTGTTTGCCGAACTGGCGGAGATCTGCCCGCCGCAGACCCTGCTTACCAGCAACACATCTTCTATCTCGATCACGGCGATTGCGGCGGATATCCGTCATCCAGAGCGAGTGGCAGGCCTGCATTTCTTTAACCCGGCACCGGTGATGAAGCTGGTGGAGGTGGTTAGCGGGCTGGCGACCTCGCCGGAAGTGGCCGACGCGCTGTGCGAGCTTGCGCTGAACTGGGGGAAACAGCCGGTGCGCTGCCAGTCGACGCCGGGCTTCATCGTAAATCGCGTGGCGCGTCCCTTCTATTCCGAAGCCTGGCGCGCGCTGGAGGAACAGGTTGCAGCTCCTGAAGTCATTGATGCTGCCCTGCGCGAAGGCGGCGGTTTCCCGATGGGGCCGCTGGAACTGACCGATCTGATTGGTCAGGACGTTAACTTCGCCGTGACCTGTTCGGTGTTTAACGCATTCTGGCAGGAGCGGCGTTTTCTCCCTTCACTGGTGCAGCAGGAGCTGGTGCTGGCGGGGCGACTGGGCAAAAAAAGTGGGAAGGGCGTTTACGACTGGCGAGGCGAATCGCCACAGGTGCCATGGCTCGACGCGGTCAACGACAGCTTTAGCCCAATGCGGGTTGAACGAAAACGTGACGGCGTCACGGAAATCGATGATGTGTTGCTGATTGAAACGCAGGGCGAAACCGCTCAGGCGCTGGCGCTGCGCCTCAACTGCCCGGTGGTGGTGGTTGATCGCATTGAGCGCGACGTGGCGGTGATTGCGTCGGCGGCCAGCAACCCGCATACCGCGACGCAAAAAGTCATCCGCTACCTGCAACAGCAGGGAAAGCGGGTGGTGCAGATTGCCGATTACCCTGGCCTGCTGGTCTGGCGCACGGTGGCGATGATTGCCAACGAAGCGCTGGATGCGCTGCAAAAAGGGGTCGCCAGCGAAAAAGATATCGATACCGCCATGCGTCTGGGCGTGAACTACCCGTCCGGGCCGATTGCCTGGGGCGAGCGGCTGGGCTGGCAACGTCTGTTAACGCTGCTGGAAAACCTGCAGCGTCATTACGGCGAAGAACGTTATCGCCCCTGTTCACTGCTGCGCCAGCGTGCGCTTCTGGAGAGTAGCTATGAGTCATAA
- the paaG gene encoding 2-(1,2-epoxy-1,2-dihydrophenyl)acetyl-CoA isomerase PaaG has translation MVEFILSHVEQGVMTLTLNRPERLNSFNDVMHQQLAECLKQAERDETIRCLLITGAGRGFCAGQDLNDRNVDPNGPAPDLGMSVETFYNPLVRRLAALPKPVICAVNGVAAGAGATLALGCDMVIAARSATFVMAFSKLGLVPDCGGTWFLPRVAGRARAMGLALLGDKLSAEQAHAWGMIWQVVDDDQLSSTAQQLALHFASQPTFGLGLIKQAINAAETNTLDAQLDLERDYQRLAGRSDDYREGVSAFLAKRVPNFTGK, from the coding sequence ATTGTGGAATTTATTCTCAGTCATGTAGAGCAAGGCGTAATGACCCTGACGCTGAACCGTCCGGAGCGTCTGAACAGCTTTAACGATGTGATGCACCAGCAGCTTGCAGAATGCCTGAAGCAGGCCGAGCGCGATGAGACGATCCGCTGTCTGCTGATCACCGGCGCAGGGCGCGGCTTCTGTGCCGGGCAGGATCTGAACGACCGTAACGTCGACCCGAACGGTCCTGCGCCGGATCTGGGGATGTCCGTCGAGACCTTTTATAACCCGCTGGTGCGTCGTCTGGCTGCGCTGCCAAAACCGGTGATTTGCGCGGTCAACGGCGTGGCGGCAGGAGCAGGGGCCACGCTGGCGCTGGGGTGCGACATGGTGATTGCCGCGCGTTCCGCCACCTTTGTGATGGCCTTCAGCAAGCTGGGGTTAGTCCCGGACTGCGGCGGAACCTGGTTCCTGCCGCGCGTGGCCGGACGTGCCCGTGCCATGGGGCTGGCGCTGCTTGGCGACAAACTGAGCGCCGAACAGGCGCACGCCTGGGGAATGATCTGGCAGGTGGTGGATGACGACCAGCTCTCCAGCACGGCGCAGCAGCTGGCGCTGCACTTTGCCTCGCAGCCCACCTTTGGGCTGGGGCTGATCAAGCAGGCGATCAATGCCGCGGAAACCAACACCCTGGACGCACAGCTTGACCTGGAGCGCGATTATCAACGGCTGGCCGGACGCAGCGACGATTACCGTGAGGGCGTGAGCGCCTTTCTGGCGAAGCGCGTGCCGAATTTTACGGGGAAGTAA